In a single window of the Ciconia boyciana chromosome 7, ASM3463844v1, whole genome shotgun sequence genome:
- the ALG3 gene encoding dol-P-Man:Man(5)GlcNAc(2)-PP-Dol alpha-1,3-mannosyltransferase, which translates to MAAGLGAAALRRAWRERRAALLEPSYTPLVAACLCLAEGGVNLWVIRRVPYTEIDWKAYMQEVEGFANGTLDYTRLKGDTGPLVYPAGFVYIFLGLYYATGRGTDIRLAQYLFAGLYLLNLLLVFRIYCRTNKVPPYVFFFMCCASYRIHSIFVLRLFNDPVAMAILFLAINLFLEERWSWGCLLFSLAVSVKMNILLFAPGLLFLLLQRFGLLGCIPKLCICALLQVILGLPFLLVNPVGYLTRSFDLGRQFQFRWTVNWRFLPEEVFQNRAFHTTLLLAHLAGLGLFALHRWHRSKESILALLKDPAERKHPSPPLTVNKIVFVLFSSNFLGVCCSRSLHYQFYVWYFHTLPYLLWCTPTAKLAHMPKVLLLGMIELCWNTYPSTVCSSLSLHICHGLVLLQLWYGTAPPLTPHTPPTSRRPAAISKKAQ; encoded by the exons atggcggcggggctgggggcggcggcgctgcggcGGGCCtggcgggagcggcgggcggcgctgctggagcccagctaCACCCCGCTGGTGGCcgcctgcctctgcctggcCGAGGGCGGCGTCAACCTCTGGGTCATCCGCAGGGTCCCCT ACACCGAGATCGACTGGAAGGCCTACATGCAGGAGGTGGAGGGCTTTGCCAACGGGACCCTCGACTACACCCGCCTGAAGGGCGACACCGGGCCGCTGGT CTACCCCGCCGGCTTCGTCTACATCTTCCTGGGCCTGTACTACGCCACGGGCCGCGGCACTGACATCCGCCTGGCGCAGTACCTCTTTGCCGGCCTCTACCTCCTCAACCTCCTCCTCGTCTTCCGCATCTACTGCCGAACCAACAAG GTCCCCCcgtatgttttcttcttcatgtgcTGTGCCTCCTACCGCATCCACTCCATCTTTGTCCTGCGGCTCTTTAACGACCCTGTCGCCATGGCCATCCTCTTCCTCGCCATCAACCTCTTCCTGGAGGAGCGCTGGTCCTGGGGCTGCCTCCTCTTCAG CCTGGCTGTGTCCGTGAAGATGAACATCCTGCTCTTCGCACCTGGACTTctattcctcctcctccaacgGTTCGGTCTGCTGGGCTGTATCCCCAAGCTCTGCATCTGTGCCCTGCTCCAG GTGATTCTGGGGCTGCCCTTCCTGCTGGTGAACCCCGTGGGGTACCTGACCCGCTCCTTCGACCTGGGCCGCCAGTTCCAGTTCAGATGGACGGTGAACTGGCGCTTCCTCCCAGAAGAGGTTTTCCAGAATCGAGCTTTCCACACCACGTTGCTCCTGGCTCACCTGGCTGGCCTGGGGCTCTTTGCACTGCACCGGTGGCACAG GTCCAAAGAGAGCatcctggctctgctgaaggaTCCTGCTGAAAGGAAACACCCGTCCCCTCCCTTGACCGTCAACAA GATCGTCTTCGTCCTCTTCTCCTCCAACTTCCTGGGCGTCTGCTGCAGCCGCTCCCTGCACTACCAATTCTACGTCTGGTATTTCCACACGCTGCCCTACTTGCTCTGGTGCACCCCTACTGCCAAGCTCGCCCACATGCCCAA GGTACTGCTGCTGGGCATGATCGAGCTCTGCTGGAACACCTACCCCTCCACAGTCtgcagctccctctccctccacaTCTGCCACGGACTCgtcctgctccagctctggTACGGCACGGCCCCTCCGCTGACGCCACACACCCCCCCGACAAGCAGGAGACCCGCAGCCATCTCCAAGAAGGCCCAGTGA
- the EEF1AKMT4 gene encoding EEF1A lysine methyltransferase 4, with protein sequence MERRRAPAANRRYRQRRFWDALYRQEGAEPREWLGGLSRFLPQLQAELRPGDRILVLGCGNSALSHDLHELGYTDVTSIDFSPACIAAMRARYARCPGLRWAVMDIRALAFPDASFDVVLEKGTLDVLMVEETDPWDVSPQAAAAMHRVLAEVSRVLRPGGCFISITFAQPHFRKPHYAQEAFGWSLRHTACGDGDAGAFHYFLYVMRKGQPLDAPDLALGRRLHQPPPPPAPPPPPAPPDNDEDYLLAIQL encoded by the exons aTGGAGCGGCGGCGCGCGCCCGCCGCCAACCGGCGCTACCGGCAGCGCCGCTTCTGGGACGCGCTGTACCGGCAGGAGGGCGCCGAGCCCCgggagtggctgggggggctgTCCCGGTTCCTCCCGCAGCTGCAGGCCGAGCTGCGCCCCGGTGACCGCATCCTCGTCCTCG GCTGTGGCAACAGCGCCCTGAGCCACGACCTGCACGAGCTGGGCTACACCGACGTCACCAGCATCGACTTCTCCCCCGCCTGCATCGCGGCCATGCGCGCCCGCTACGCCCGCTGCCCCGGCCTGCGCTGGGCCGTCATGGACATCCGCGCCCTTGCCTTCCCTGACGCCTCCTTCGACGTGGTGCTGGAGAAGGGCACCCTCGACGTGCTGATGGTGGAGGAGACCGACCCGTGGGATGTCTCGCCCCAGGCGGCCGCCGCGATGCACCGGGTGCTGGCGGAG GTGAGCCGGGTGCTGCGCCCGGGGGGCTGCTTCATCTCCATCACCTTCGCCCAGCCCCACTTCCGCAAGCCCCACTACGCCCAGGAGGCCTTCGGCTGGTCCCTGCGCCACACCGCCTGCGGGGACGGGGATGCCGGTGCCTTCCACTACTTCCTCTACGTCATGCGCAAGGGGCAGCCCCTGGACGCCCCCGACCTGGCCCTGGGGCGCCGGCTGCAtcagcccccccctccccccgccccaccgccgccccccgcccccccggaCAACGACGAGGACTATCTCCTTGCCATCCAGCTGTGA
- the CAMK2N2 gene encoding calcium/calmodulin-dependent protein kinase II inhibitor 2 — MSQVLPYGEDKVGRYGAEPEAGELPFSCRLQDTNAFFGGNQGKRPPKLGQIGRAKRVVIEDDRIDEVLKGMTEKSPPGV, encoded by the exons GCTGCCCTACGGCGAGGACAAGGTGGGCCGCTACGGCGCCGAGCCCGAGGCGGGGGAGCTGCCCTTCAGCTGCCGCCTGCAGGACACCAACGCCTTCTTCGGGGGCAACCAGGGCAAGCGGCCCCCCAAGCTGGGACAGATCGGCCGCGCCAAGAGAG TGGTGATCGAGGATGACCGGATAGACGAGGTGCTCAAGGGCATGACGGAGAAGTCGCCGCCGGGGGTGTAA